One genomic region from Tripterygium wilfordii isolate XIE 37 chromosome 20, ASM1340144v1, whole genome shotgun sequence encodes:
- the LOC119987531 gene encoding UDP-glycosyltransferase 89B2, whose amino-acid sequence MTLLGTGTHVLVFPFPAQGHMIPLLDFTHKLALQGLTITILVTPRNLPLLNPLLSTHPSIKTLILPFPPHPSIPPGIENAKDMSTNSFVPLKHALSQLREPLLTWFRSHPSPPVAIISDIFFGWTHHLACQLSIRRICFSPSGVMAVSAIFCLWRDMVKNDDPGNQNTVVSFPRIPNCPKYPWWQLSQIYRSYVEGDPVSEFIRDGYYANMASWGLVFNSFSELESVYLDYLKNEMGHDRVWAVGPVLPISDNLSRPIERGGSSSVSHDHVASWLDTCDDETVVYVCFGSQAVLTNDQMERVASGLEQSGAHFMWSVKEPTKLHVADKYGKVPSGFEDRVAGRGRVIKGWVPQVSILSHRAIGSFLTHCGWNSILEGLMAGVTMLTWPMGADQFLNATLLVDELKVAKRVCEGSGNLPDSDELARLIAESVSEKGSIERKRRAMELSKAALEAVKEGGSSARDLDELVNLLAALE is encoded by the coding sequence ATGACTCTGTTAGGCACGGGAACCCATGTCCTGGTCTTCCCTTTCCCTGCACAAGGTCACATGATCCCACTCCTCGACTTCACCCACAAACTCGCCCTCCAAGGTTTAACCATAACCATCTTGGTGACCCCCAGAAACCTCCCTCTTCTAAACCCCCTTCTCTCAACACACCCTtcaatcaaaaccctaatcctCCCTTTCCCTCCCCACCCTTCCATCCCGCCGGGAATAGAAAACGCCAAAGACATGTCTACGAACTCCTTTGTTCCTCTGAAGCACGCCCTCAGTCAACTCCGTGAGCCCTTGCTGACGTGGTTCAGATCTCACCCTTCACCGCCTGTTGCTATCATTTCTGATATTTTCTTCGGGTGGACCCACCACTTGGCTTGCCAGCTTAGCATCCGTCGCATCTGTTTCTCGCCGTCTGGAGTTATGGCCGTGTCGGCTATATTCTGTCTGTGGCGGGACATGGTTAAGAATGATGATCCCGGCAATCAAAACACTGTCGTTTCGTTTCCTAGGATTCCGAATTGTCCGAAATACCCATGGTGGCAGCTTTCGCAAATTTATCGGAGCTACGTTGAAGGAGATCCGGTGTCGGAGTTTATCAGAGATGGTTATTACGCTAATATGGCGAGTTGGGGACTCGTTTTTAACTCGTTCAGCGAGTTGGAATCGGTATATTTGGATTATCTGAAAAATGAAATGGGCCACGATCGTGTTTGGGCTGTTGGGCCGGTGCTTCCAATCAGTGACAATCTCTCTCGGCCCATTGAAAGAGGAGGGTCCAGTTCCGTTTCTCATGATCACGTGGCTTCATGGCTTGACACGTGCGACGATGAAACGGTCGTGTACGTCTGCTTCGGGAGTCAAGCCGTCTTGACAAATGATCAGATGGAGCGAGTCGCATCAGGACTAGAACAAAGTGGGGCCCATTTCATGTGGTCCGTAAAGGAACCCACGAAACTCCACGTGGCGGATAAGTACGGGAAGGTTCCATCGGGATTCGAAGATCGTGTGGCTGGGAGGGGCCGCGTGATAAAGGGATGGGTCCCGCAGGTGTCGATACTGAGCCATCGAGCCATTGGTTCGTTCTTGACTCATTGTGGGTGGAACTCTATCCTAGAAGGGCTAATGGCTGGTGTGACGATGCTTACATGGCCAATGGGTGCGGACCAATTTCTCAATGCGACTCTGTTGGTTGATGAATTGAAGGTAGCCAAGAGAGTGTGCGAGGGTTCGGGAAATTTGCCCGACTCGGATGAACTAGCCAGGCTGATTGCAGAATCGGTAAGTGAGAAGGGGTCGATTGAGAGAAAACGACGAGCCATGGAATTGAGCAAGGCCGCACTGGAGGCTGTCAAAGAAGGCGGAAGTTCTGCACGGGATTTGGACGAGCTGGTAAATCTTTTGGCTGCTTTGGAATGA